A section of the Roseivirga sp. BDSF3-8 genome encodes:
- a CDS encoding SulP family inorganic anion transporter, protein MVMIRLLEGKLRGNIKDEILSGLTVAIALVPEAIAFAIIAGVDPKIGLFSAFLMGIITSVLGGRPGMITGATGAIAVVVAPLIADHGVEYLFPAIILGGLLQIGVGALKLGKFIRMIPHPVMLGFVNGLAIVIFMSQFSQFTTRTGGPLEGMELVIFGGLIAVTMLIMYFLPKITKAVPSPLVGIVVATLLAMFFFQDTIRIGDKADMSTMSEGLFAPFFLLFPDTVPISLGTLAILFPYALKVAGVGLIESLLTLTLIDEMTDTRGNGNKESIAQGIGNFVTGFFGGMGGCAMIGQSMININSGARRRISSFTAAVFLLSFMLVLGQFIAVIPIAGLVGVMFMVAIGTFEWSSFRVWNKVPKMDIFIILVVSIVTVLEDLAVAVLIGVILSALSFSWENALRIRARKRTDEHGVKHYEIFGPLFFASTTTFMSKFDPKNDPESVIIDFAESRVMDQSAIEAINKIAEKYEQEGKTIHLYHLSKDCVRLVKRAEKICRVNVLEDPDYFVAINDYKEAAAARRQKALA, encoded by the coding sequence ATGGTAATGATCAGACTGCTGGAGGGAAAGCTTCGGGGGAATATCAAGGACGAGATACTGTCAGGGCTTACGGTAGCCATTGCATTGGTGCCCGAAGCAATAGCTTTTGCCATAATAGCTGGAGTAGACCCTAAAATAGGCCTATTTTCGGCATTTTTAATGGGTATTATTACCTCTGTTCTGGGCGGGCGCCCGGGCATGATCACCGGTGCTACCGGTGCCATAGCCGTAGTGGTGGCACCCCTGATAGCCGACCATGGCGTGGAGTATTTATTCCCTGCTATCATATTAGGGGGATTATTGCAAATAGGCGTAGGCGCTCTGAAGCTGGGAAAATTTATCCGCATGATTCCCCACCCGGTGATGCTGGGGTTTGTTAACGGCCTGGCCATTGTAATCTTCATGTCGCAGTTCAGCCAGTTCACCACCCGCACGGGTGGCCCGCTGGAGGGAATGGAGCTAGTGATATTTGGCGGACTGATCGCAGTAACCATGCTGATCATGTACTTCTTACCAAAGATCACAAAGGCAGTACCCTCTCCGCTGGTGGGCATTGTGGTAGCTACCCTACTTGCCATGTTCTTTTTTCAGGATACAATCAGAATAGGCGACAAGGCAGATATGAGCACTATGTCGGAAGGACTTTTCGCACCCTTCTTTCTGCTGTTTCCCGATACGGTACCCATATCGTTAGGCACACTGGCCATTCTCTTTCCCTATGCGCTTAAGGTAGCAGGCGTAGGCCTGATCGAAAGCTTGCTTACGCTCACGCTAATAGATGAGATGACAGATACCCGCGGTAATGGTAATAAGGAATCCATTGCCCAGGGTATAGGCAATTTCGTGACTGGTTTCTTTGGTGGCATGGGTGGCTGTGCTATGATCGGACAGAGTATGATCAATATCAACTCCGGTGCGCGCCGTCGTATCAGTTCCTTTACCGCCGCCGTATTCCTTCTTTCATTTATGCTGGTACTGGGTCAGTTTATCGCAGTAATACCCATTGCAGGCCTGGTAGGAGTAATGTTTATGGTGGCGATCGGCACTTTTGAGTGGTCAAGCTTCCGCGTGTGGAATAAGGTGCCTAAAATGGACATCTTCATCATTCTGGTCGTATCTATCGTTACCGTGCTCGAAGACCTGGCAGTGGCGGTACTCATTGGTGTGATCCTGTCTGCCCTTTCTTTTTCCTGGGAAAATGCCCTGCGTATCCGTGCCCGTAAGCGTACCGATGAACACGGAGTAAAGCATTATGAGATATTCGGCCCATTGTTCTTTGCTTCCACGACTACCTTCATGTCTAAATTTGACCCCAAGAACGATCCTGAGTCTGTAATCATAGACTTTGCCGAGTCACGCGTGATGGACCAGTCGGCCATAGAGGCCATTAATAAAATCGCTGAGAAATACGAACAGGAAGGCAAAACTATCCACCTGTACCACCTGAGCAAGGACTGCGTGAGGCTGGTAAAAAGGGCTGAGAAGATATGCCGTGTAAATGTACTGGAGGATCCGGATTACTTTGTGGCAATCAATGATTATAAGGAAGCAGCAGCGGCCAGGCGTCAAAAGGCATTGGCCTGA